The sequence aaacgttgtcgtagccagtgttgtaaaagaccacgctcaaagacaacgcggaaaaagcgttgtcgtttctgaaaaagacaacgctttttaaagcgttgtcttttttagtaacgacaacgcttttttatctacgacaacgtttaaaaagcgttgtcttttctcaaataaaaaacaaaaaaaaaatataattcacaaatattcaatattatcactcaatattcaaaattttttaaaattaaatcttatatacaatatttcaatattataattataaatcattcaaatataacaaaaatcattcaaatataacaaatataacaaatatcgAATTCTTCATGTACCAAAGTCCAACAATTGTAAGCTTCCTTGCCACCTTACTTTCATCACCTTCTTCCACAGCATGCATTAATATGTCATCTCCTTGATTTAAATGATCATAAATCCATTGAGGAAAGTACACTTGACTGTTATTTACCGAATGATCCACGTTCTTCCTCCCCCAACCATTTCAAGCAACAGCATTCCGAAACTATAAACATCCGACTTATAGGATACTCTGCCAATTGTCCTAGACAACATCTCAGGTGCTATGTATCCCATCGTCCCCCTCGCAGCTGTCATTGATACGGCACTTTGTTCCTTAGAGCACAGCTTAGCAAGGCCAAAATCACAGATCTTTGGATTGAAATTCCCATCTAACAAGATGTTATGTGGCTTGATATCGAAGTGAAGGATCTGTTTGTCGCATCCCTCGTGAAGATACTCGATCCCTTTGGCTATTCCCAGAGCTATATCCTGAAGCCTCATCAAACCAAGGGGATTTTTCTTATGGCCCTCTTGGAAGATGAACTTCTCCAGTGATTCGTTCTTTACCTGCTGGTGCCGCCTTTGCAGCATAGAAGTTACTGCTTTCAGTATAATGCAAATTGGTAGAATAATCCCAGCAATTCTTAGCAGCAGCAGCTGTCATTTTTGAAAGAAATGTTAGGAAAAATCTTTGTCGATAAGTTCCATTTATTTAGTAAGTCTCTCTATGATCTTACCATCATAAATGGGAAAGAAAAGTTCCCTGCTCGACTAACGGTTATCGGAAGGACATGCCGCAAAATTAGGAGAACAATAAACTGCAAAAACAGATTATGAATATAAAGTTGAACTTGAATTGCTGTTCAAAATTCTAC comes from Henckelia pumila isolate YLH828 chromosome 4, ASM3356847v2, whole genome shotgun sequence and encodes:
- the LOC140863909 gene encoding uncharacterized protein isoform X1, coding for MLLILLSCANQFRNTHNSTISRGYDSQWFLVGMCGVVAIHSFCQMCIKLGGMLSKPPIIPSRKNGWTLFAADLYAHRKCVQKWCNEKGDTMCEICHQQFKPGYTAPPPIFRLRELPLNFRGNWQITRDSNNPRLIAMVSTDRSFFDPSYEERAYSTSRSVIFCRSVAIIFIVLLILRHVLPITVSRAGNFSFPFMMLLLLRIAGIILPICIILKAVTSMLQRRHQQVKNESLEKFIFQEGHKKNPLGLMRLQDIALGIAKGIEYLHEGCDKQILHFDIKPHNILLDGNFNPKICDFGLAKLCSKEQSAVSMTAARGTMGYIAPEMLSRTIGRVSYKSDVYSFGMLLLEMVGGGRTWIIR
- the LOC140863909 gene encoding uncharacterized protein isoform X2, which codes for MCGVVAIHSFCQMCIKLGGMLSKPPIIPSRKNGWTLFAADLYAHRKCVQKWCNEKGDTMCEICHQQFKPGYTAPPPIFRLRELPLNFRGNWQITRDSNNPRLIAMVSTDRSFFDPSYEERAYSTSRSVIFCRSVAIIFIVLLILRHVLPITVSRAGNFSFPFMMLLLLRIAGIILPICIILKAVTSMLQRRHQQVKNESLEKFIFQEGHKKNPLGLMRLQDIALGIAKGIEYLHEGCDKQILHFDIKPHNILLDGNFNPKICDFGLAKLCSKEQSAVSMTAARGTMGYIAPEMLSRTIGRVSYKSDVYSFGMLLLEMVGGGRTWIIR